From the Lepisosteus oculatus isolate fLepOcu1 chromosome 1, fLepOcu1.hap2, whole genome shotgun sequence genome, one window contains:
- the LOC107077117 gene encoding uncharacterized protein MCAP_0864-like isoform X2 has translation MLPDHTPLSPLCCQTARSLRVSLRDSESREQALEESLANAQNALQHVANKLHRPASVFGPTTEERIAQWKILADQIRAIKTNSCSLGLFNMLNHSDLHKRVLQLQSELYIIKGKLDEVIQSRLICSTPVIFSTKPEQEKTQVTIDQDSLGESLKRTSEMIVLSLENSHLLKEKCNLEQSVQDLSSHLKMTEKSRETLESEVSNLQSDLFQARCQQHALEKEKLQTDTELKSSRQVNENILHNLTLLRQKMMSSEKQIAQLESERNISAVRIRALESEREQLIRQKVQLLEQLRMNKSPQSGNWDSKHEINSGTGERETKACCDCERVQRELRHVRAQLGLLKEERRTERPAGTVTATTPPLPTELRREKETSKLLEAFEGLRKITEQLTSLKLKLELFLEQHERRIIESADWGEMIGILKNHREFLSQLASSQFRLKQMVLDAVKSESYPGPPVHLEFQEEDALSLSQSLKQDRAALVLTGSTPALFQDHPLLDCEKWANETNIFLDDHCFQTEDEQLIIKQITALVIELQHLRKACQVLSEDSDKPEDMDAVKWVNRTRLLKNCIDIIKTNETRLTSLRGENRKIQESALREQLVALREEVATLKEAIHSKNKSLTALSLQTTLLQKEHEDLLQVTRVSGGGETVLHAERPAGRSG, from the exons ATGCTTCCAGACCACACACCCCTGAGCCCGCTCTGCTGCCAAACGGCCCGCAGCCTGAGGGTCAGCTTGCGAGACTCCGAGAGCAGGGAGCAGGCCCTGGAGGAAAGCCTGGCAAATGCCCAGAATGCCTTGCAGCATGTTGCTAACAAACTACACAGACCAGCATCAGTCTTTGGGCCAACCACTGAGGAAAGGATAGCCCAGTGGAAG ATCTTGGCAGACCAGATTAGGGCGATTAAAACTAACAGTTGTTCACTGGGTCTGTTTAATATGTTAAATCACAGTGACCTGCACAAAAG AGTTCTACAACTGCAATCAGAGCTTTACATCATCAAGGGCAAGCTAGATGAAGTCATCCAGTCAAGACTCATCTGTAGTACACCAGTCATATTTTCCACCAAACCAGAACAG GAGAAAACACAAGTCACCATCGATCAAGACTCGCTTGGGGAGAGCCTAAAGAGGACATCAGAGATGATTGTGTTATCTTTGGAAAACAGTCACCTGTTGAAG GAAAAATGCAATCTTGAACAGTCTGTCCAGGATCTTTCATCACACCTGAAGATgacagagaaaagcagagagacACTGGAGTCTGAGGTGTCAAATCTTCAGTCAGATCTCTTCCAGGCGCGATGCCAGCAGCATGCACTGGAGAAGGAAAAGCTCCAGACAGACACAGAACTCAAAAGCAGTAGACAG GTCAACGAAAACATCTTACACAACTTAACATTGCTGCGACAAAAGATGATGTCATCTGAGAAGCAGATTGCTCAACTAGAAAGCGAGCGGAACATCTCCGCTGTCAGGATCAGGGCACTGGAGTCTGAGAGAGAACAGCTGATCCGTCAGAAAGTTCAGCTTCTGGAGCAGCTGAGGATGAATAAATCTCCCCAAAGTGGGAACTGGGACTCCAAACATGAAATAAACAG CGGAACCGGGGAGCGGGAGACGAAAGCATGCTGCGATTGTGAGCGGGTGCAGAGAGAGCTGAGACACGTGAGAGCTCAATTAGGGCTCCTGAAGGAAGAGCGCAGGACGGAGAGACCTGCAGGCACTGTTACCGCTACTACACCTCCGCTGCCCACTGAGCTGCGGCGGGAAAAGGAG acCAGTAAACTCCTAGAGGCATTTGAAGGTTTGAGGAAGATTACAGAGCAGCTGACAAGTCTGAAGCTGAAACTGGAGCT GTTTCTTGAGCAGCATGAAAGGAGAATTATCGAAAGTGCTGACTGGGGAGAAATGATTGGAATACTTAAAAACCACAGAGAGTTCCTTTCCCAATTG GCATCCTCACAGTTCAGACTGAAACAGATGGTCTTAGATGCAGTGAAATCAGAAAGCTATCCTGG GCCGCCGGTTCATCTTGAATTCCAAGAGGAAGATGCACTAAGTCTCAGCCAG TCACTAAAGCAGGACAGGGCTGCTCTAGTCCTGACAGGCTCTACCCCGGCACTTTTTCAGGACCATCCTCTGCTG GATTGTGAAAAATGGGCGAATGAAACTAATATTTTTCTGGATGACCACTGCTTCCAGACAGAAGATGAACAACTGATTATCAAACAG ATTACTGCCCTAGTAATTGAACTGCAACACCTCAGGAAGGCCTGTCAGGTACTCTCTGAAGACTCGGACAAGCCAGAAGACATGGATGCTGTAAAATGGGTGAACCGAACAAGACTTCTGAAG AACTGCATAGATATTATTAAGACCAACGAAACACGTCTGACCTCCCTGAGAGGGGAGAACAGGAAGATCCAGGAAAGTGCCCTGCGAGAACAACTTGTTGCACTGAGAGAGGAGGTTGCAACTCTAAAAGAGGCCATTCACTCAAAGAACAAGTCG TTAACAGCCCTGTCCCTTCAGACAACATTACTCCAGAAAGAGCATGAGGACCTTCTACAAG TAACACGCGTTTCCGGCGGAGGGGAAACAGTGTTGCACGCAGAGCGCCCTGCCGGAAGAAGCGGTTGA
- the LOC107077117 gene encoding myosin heavy chain, clone 203-like isoform X1: MLPDHTPLSPLCCQTARSLRVSLRDSESREQALEESLANAQNALQHVANKLHRPASVFGPTTEERIAQWKILADQIRAIKTNSCSLGLFNMLNHSDLHKRVLQLQSELYIIKGKLDEVIQSRLICSTPVIFSTKPEQEKTQVTIDQDSLGESLKRTSEMIVLSLENSHLLKEKCNLEQSVQDLSSHLKMTEKSRETLESEVSNLQSDLFQARCQQHALEKEKLQTDTELKSSRQVNENILHNLTLLRQKMMSSEKQIAQLESERNISAVRIRALESEREQLIRQKVQLLEQLRMNKSPQSGNWDSKHEINSGTGERETKACCDCERVQRELRHVRAQLGLLKEERRTERPAGTVTATTPPLPTELRREKEVLMTSKLLEAFEGLRKITEQLTSLKLKLELFLEQHERRIIESADWGEMIGILKNHREFLSQLASSQFRLKQMVLDAVKSESYPGPPVHLEFQEEDALSLSQSLKQDRAALVLTGSTPALFQDHPLLDCEKWANETNIFLDDHCFQTEDEQLIIKQITALVIELQHLRKACQVLSEDSDKPEDMDAVKWVNRTRLLKNCIDIIKTNETRLTSLRGENRKIQESALREQLVALREEVATLKEAIHSKNKSLTALSLQTTLLQKEHEDLLQVTRVSGGGETVLHAERPAGRSG, translated from the exons ATGCTTCCAGACCACACACCCCTGAGCCCGCTCTGCTGCCAAACGGCCCGCAGCCTGAGGGTCAGCTTGCGAGACTCCGAGAGCAGGGAGCAGGCCCTGGAGGAAAGCCTGGCAAATGCCCAGAATGCCTTGCAGCATGTTGCTAACAAACTACACAGACCAGCATCAGTCTTTGGGCCAACCACTGAGGAAAGGATAGCCCAGTGGAAG ATCTTGGCAGACCAGATTAGGGCGATTAAAACTAACAGTTGTTCACTGGGTCTGTTTAATATGTTAAATCACAGTGACCTGCACAAAAG AGTTCTACAACTGCAATCAGAGCTTTACATCATCAAGGGCAAGCTAGATGAAGTCATCCAGTCAAGACTCATCTGTAGTACACCAGTCATATTTTCCACCAAACCAGAACAG GAGAAAACACAAGTCACCATCGATCAAGACTCGCTTGGGGAGAGCCTAAAGAGGACATCAGAGATGATTGTGTTATCTTTGGAAAACAGTCACCTGTTGAAG GAAAAATGCAATCTTGAACAGTCTGTCCAGGATCTTTCATCACACCTGAAGATgacagagaaaagcagagagacACTGGAGTCTGAGGTGTCAAATCTTCAGTCAGATCTCTTCCAGGCGCGATGCCAGCAGCATGCACTGGAGAAGGAAAAGCTCCAGACAGACACAGAACTCAAAAGCAGTAGACAG GTCAACGAAAACATCTTACACAACTTAACATTGCTGCGACAAAAGATGATGTCATCTGAGAAGCAGATTGCTCAACTAGAAAGCGAGCGGAACATCTCCGCTGTCAGGATCAGGGCACTGGAGTCTGAGAGAGAACAGCTGATCCGTCAGAAAGTTCAGCTTCTGGAGCAGCTGAGGATGAATAAATCTCCCCAAAGTGGGAACTGGGACTCCAAACATGAAATAAACAG CGGAACCGGGGAGCGGGAGACGAAAGCATGCTGCGATTGTGAGCGGGTGCAGAGAGAGCTGAGACACGTGAGAGCTCAATTAGGGCTCCTGAAGGAAGAGCGCAGGACGGAGAGACCTGCAGGCACTGTTACCGCTACTACACCTCCGCTGCCCACTGAGCTGCGGCGGGAAAAGGAGGTGCTTATG acCAGTAAACTCCTAGAGGCATTTGAAGGTTTGAGGAAGATTACAGAGCAGCTGACAAGTCTGAAGCTGAAACTGGAGCT GTTTCTTGAGCAGCATGAAAGGAGAATTATCGAAAGTGCTGACTGGGGAGAAATGATTGGAATACTTAAAAACCACAGAGAGTTCCTTTCCCAATTG GCATCCTCACAGTTCAGACTGAAACAGATGGTCTTAGATGCAGTGAAATCAGAAAGCTATCCTGG GCCGCCGGTTCATCTTGAATTCCAAGAGGAAGATGCACTAAGTCTCAGCCAG TCACTAAAGCAGGACAGGGCTGCTCTAGTCCTGACAGGCTCTACCCCGGCACTTTTTCAGGACCATCCTCTGCTG GATTGTGAAAAATGGGCGAATGAAACTAATATTTTTCTGGATGACCACTGCTTCCAGACAGAAGATGAACAACTGATTATCAAACAG ATTACTGCCCTAGTAATTGAACTGCAACACCTCAGGAAGGCCTGTCAGGTACTCTCTGAAGACTCGGACAAGCCAGAAGACATGGATGCTGTAAAATGGGTGAACCGAACAAGACTTCTGAAG AACTGCATAGATATTATTAAGACCAACGAAACACGTCTGACCTCCCTGAGAGGGGAGAACAGGAAGATCCAGGAAAGTGCCCTGCGAGAACAACTTGTTGCACTGAGAGAGGAGGTTGCAACTCTAAAAGAGGCCATTCACTCAAAGAACAAGTCG TTAACAGCCCTGTCCCTTCAGACAACATTACTCCAGAAAGAGCATGAGGACCTTCTACAAG TAACACGCGTTTCCGGCGGAGGGGAAACAGTGTTGCACGCAGAGCGCCCTGCCGGAAGAAGCGGTTGA
- the LOC107077117 gene encoding myosin heavy chain, clone 203-like isoform X3, producing the protein MLPDHTPLSPLCCQTARSLRVSLRDSESREQALEESLANAQNALQHVANKLHRPASVFGPTTEERIAQWKILADQIRAIKTNSCSLGLFNMLNHSDLHKRVLQLQSELYIIKGKLDEVIQSRLICSTPVIFSTKPEQEKTQVTIDQDSLGESLKRTSEMIVLSLENSHLLKEKCNLEQSVQDLSSHLKMTEKSRETLESEVSNLQSDLFQARCQQHALEKEKLQTDTELKSSRQVNENILHNLTLLRQKMMSSEKQIAQLESERNISAVRIRALESEREQLIRQKVQLLEQLRMNKSPQSGNWDSKHEINSGTGERETKACCDCERVQRELRHVRAQLGLLKEERRTERPAGTVTATTPPLPTELRREKEVLMTSKLLEAFEGLRKITEQLTSLKLKLELFLEQHERRIIESADWGEMIGILKNHREFLSQLASSQFRLKQMVLDAVKSESYPGPPVHLEFQEEDALSLSQSLKQDRAALVLTGSTPALFQDHPLLDCEKWANETNIFLDDHCFQTEDEQLIIKQITALVIELQHLRKACQVLSEDSDKPEDMDAVKWVNRTRLLKNCIDIIKTNETRLTSLRGENRKIQESALREQLVALREEVATLKEAIHSKNKSLTALSLQTTLLQKEHEDLLQGSGLFHFG; encoded by the exons ATGCTTCCAGACCACACACCCCTGAGCCCGCTCTGCTGCCAAACGGCCCGCAGCCTGAGGGTCAGCTTGCGAGACTCCGAGAGCAGGGAGCAGGCCCTGGAGGAAAGCCTGGCAAATGCCCAGAATGCCTTGCAGCATGTTGCTAACAAACTACACAGACCAGCATCAGTCTTTGGGCCAACCACTGAGGAAAGGATAGCCCAGTGGAAG ATCTTGGCAGACCAGATTAGGGCGATTAAAACTAACAGTTGTTCACTGGGTCTGTTTAATATGTTAAATCACAGTGACCTGCACAAAAG AGTTCTACAACTGCAATCAGAGCTTTACATCATCAAGGGCAAGCTAGATGAAGTCATCCAGTCAAGACTCATCTGTAGTACACCAGTCATATTTTCCACCAAACCAGAACAG GAGAAAACACAAGTCACCATCGATCAAGACTCGCTTGGGGAGAGCCTAAAGAGGACATCAGAGATGATTGTGTTATCTTTGGAAAACAGTCACCTGTTGAAG GAAAAATGCAATCTTGAACAGTCTGTCCAGGATCTTTCATCACACCTGAAGATgacagagaaaagcagagagacACTGGAGTCTGAGGTGTCAAATCTTCAGTCAGATCTCTTCCAGGCGCGATGCCAGCAGCATGCACTGGAGAAGGAAAAGCTCCAGACAGACACAGAACTCAAAAGCAGTAGACAG GTCAACGAAAACATCTTACACAACTTAACATTGCTGCGACAAAAGATGATGTCATCTGAGAAGCAGATTGCTCAACTAGAAAGCGAGCGGAACATCTCCGCTGTCAGGATCAGGGCACTGGAGTCTGAGAGAGAACAGCTGATCCGTCAGAAAGTTCAGCTTCTGGAGCAGCTGAGGATGAATAAATCTCCCCAAAGTGGGAACTGGGACTCCAAACATGAAATAAACAG CGGAACCGGGGAGCGGGAGACGAAAGCATGCTGCGATTGTGAGCGGGTGCAGAGAGAGCTGAGACACGTGAGAGCTCAATTAGGGCTCCTGAAGGAAGAGCGCAGGACGGAGAGACCTGCAGGCACTGTTACCGCTACTACACCTCCGCTGCCCACTGAGCTGCGGCGGGAAAAGGAGGTGCTTATG acCAGTAAACTCCTAGAGGCATTTGAAGGTTTGAGGAAGATTACAGAGCAGCTGACAAGTCTGAAGCTGAAACTGGAGCT GTTTCTTGAGCAGCATGAAAGGAGAATTATCGAAAGTGCTGACTGGGGAGAAATGATTGGAATACTTAAAAACCACAGAGAGTTCCTTTCCCAATTG GCATCCTCACAGTTCAGACTGAAACAGATGGTCTTAGATGCAGTGAAATCAGAAAGCTATCCTGG GCCGCCGGTTCATCTTGAATTCCAAGAGGAAGATGCACTAAGTCTCAGCCAG TCACTAAAGCAGGACAGGGCTGCTCTAGTCCTGACAGGCTCTACCCCGGCACTTTTTCAGGACCATCCTCTGCTG GATTGTGAAAAATGGGCGAATGAAACTAATATTTTTCTGGATGACCACTGCTTCCAGACAGAAGATGAACAACTGATTATCAAACAG ATTACTGCCCTAGTAATTGAACTGCAACACCTCAGGAAGGCCTGTCAGGTACTCTCTGAAGACTCGGACAAGCCAGAAGACATGGATGCTGTAAAATGGGTGAACCGAACAAGACTTCTGAAG AACTGCATAGATATTATTAAGACCAACGAAACACGTCTGACCTCCCTGAGAGGGGAGAACAGGAAGATCCAGGAAAGTGCCCTGCGAGAACAACTTGTTGCACTGAGAGAGGAGGTTGCAACTCTAAAAGAGGCCATTCACTCAAAGAACAAGTCG TTAACAGCCCTGTCCCTTCAGACAACATTACTCCAGAAAGAGCATGAGGACCTTCTACAAG GATCAGGATTATTCCACTTCGGTTAA
- the LOC107077117 gene encoding myosin-J heavy chain-like isoform X4 — translation MLPDHTPLSPLCCQTARSLRVSLRDSESREQALEESLANAQNALQHVANKLHRPASVFGPTTEERIAQWKILADQIRAIKTNSCSLGLFNMLNHSDLHKRVLQLQSELYIIKGKLDEVIQSRLICSTPVIFSTKPEQEKTQVTIDQDSLGESLKRTSEMIVLSLENSHLLKEKCNLEQSVQDLSSHLKMTEKSRETLESEVSNLQSDLFQARCQQHALEKEKLQTDTELKSSRQVNENILHNLTLLRQKMMSSEKQIAQLESERNISAVRIRALESEREQLIRQKVQLLEQLRMNKSPQSGNWDSKHEINSGTGERETKACCDCERVQRELRHVRAQLGLLKEERRTERPAGTVTATTPPLPTELRREKEVLMTSKLLEAFEGLRKITEQLTSLKLKLELFLEQHERRIIESADWGEMIGILKNHREFLSQLASSQFRLKQMVLDAVKSESYPGPPVHLEFQEEDALSLSQSLKQDRAALVLTGSTPALFQDHPLLDCEKWANETNIFLDDHCFQTEDEQLIIKQITALVIELQHLRKACQVLSEDSDKPEDMDAVKWVNRTRLLKNCIDIIKTNETRLTSLRGENRKIQESALREQLVALREEVATLKEAIHSKNKSLTALSLQTTLLQKEHEDLLQALQDIGNN, via the exons ATGCTTCCAGACCACACACCCCTGAGCCCGCTCTGCTGCCAAACGGCCCGCAGCCTGAGGGTCAGCTTGCGAGACTCCGAGAGCAGGGAGCAGGCCCTGGAGGAAAGCCTGGCAAATGCCCAGAATGCCTTGCAGCATGTTGCTAACAAACTACACAGACCAGCATCAGTCTTTGGGCCAACCACTGAGGAAAGGATAGCCCAGTGGAAG ATCTTGGCAGACCAGATTAGGGCGATTAAAACTAACAGTTGTTCACTGGGTCTGTTTAATATGTTAAATCACAGTGACCTGCACAAAAG AGTTCTACAACTGCAATCAGAGCTTTACATCATCAAGGGCAAGCTAGATGAAGTCATCCAGTCAAGACTCATCTGTAGTACACCAGTCATATTTTCCACCAAACCAGAACAG GAGAAAACACAAGTCACCATCGATCAAGACTCGCTTGGGGAGAGCCTAAAGAGGACATCAGAGATGATTGTGTTATCTTTGGAAAACAGTCACCTGTTGAAG GAAAAATGCAATCTTGAACAGTCTGTCCAGGATCTTTCATCACACCTGAAGATgacagagaaaagcagagagacACTGGAGTCTGAGGTGTCAAATCTTCAGTCAGATCTCTTCCAGGCGCGATGCCAGCAGCATGCACTGGAGAAGGAAAAGCTCCAGACAGACACAGAACTCAAAAGCAGTAGACAG GTCAACGAAAACATCTTACACAACTTAACATTGCTGCGACAAAAGATGATGTCATCTGAGAAGCAGATTGCTCAACTAGAAAGCGAGCGGAACATCTCCGCTGTCAGGATCAGGGCACTGGAGTCTGAGAGAGAACAGCTGATCCGTCAGAAAGTTCAGCTTCTGGAGCAGCTGAGGATGAATAAATCTCCCCAAAGTGGGAACTGGGACTCCAAACATGAAATAAACAG CGGAACCGGGGAGCGGGAGACGAAAGCATGCTGCGATTGTGAGCGGGTGCAGAGAGAGCTGAGACACGTGAGAGCTCAATTAGGGCTCCTGAAGGAAGAGCGCAGGACGGAGAGACCTGCAGGCACTGTTACCGCTACTACACCTCCGCTGCCCACTGAGCTGCGGCGGGAAAAGGAGGTGCTTATG acCAGTAAACTCCTAGAGGCATTTGAAGGTTTGAGGAAGATTACAGAGCAGCTGACAAGTCTGAAGCTGAAACTGGAGCT GTTTCTTGAGCAGCATGAAAGGAGAATTATCGAAAGTGCTGACTGGGGAGAAATGATTGGAATACTTAAAAACCACAGAGAGTTCCTTTCCCAATTG GCATCCTCACAGTTCAGACTGAAACAGATGGTCTTAGATGCAGTGAAATCAGAAAGCTATCCTGG GCCGCCGGTTCATCTTGAATTCCAAGAGGAAGATGCACTAAGTCTCAGCCAG TCACTAAAGCAGGACAGGGCTGCTCTAGTCCTGACAGGCTCTACCCCGGCACTTTTTCAGGACCATCCTCTGCTG GATTGTGAAAAATGGGCGAATGAAACTAATATTTTTCTGGATGACCACTGCTTCCAGACAGAAGATGAACAACTGATTATCAAACAG ATTACTGCCCTAGTAATTGAACTGCAACACCTCAGGAAGGCCTGTCAGGTACTCTCTGAAGACTCGGACAAGCCAGAAGACATGGATGCTGTAAAATGGGTGAACCGAACAAGACTTCTGAAG AACTGCATAGATATTATTAAGACCAACGAAACACGTCTGACCTCCCTGAGAGGGGAGAACAGGAAGATCCAGGAAAGTGCCCTGCGAGAACAACTTGTTGCACTGAGAGAGGAGGTTGCAACTCTAAAAGAGGCCATTCACTCAAAGAACAAGTCG TTAACAGCCCTGTCCCTTCAGACAACATTACTCCAGAAAGAGCATGAGGACCTTCTACAAG CTCTCCAGGATATTGGCAACAATTAA
- the exosc3 gene encoding exosome complex component RRP40, translating to MLDSFKERVGEVLLPGDVFSFESPGSESNIQDKVICGPGLRRNGDEILVCKSGILRHKEPNLYWIDSQQKRYVPAKGECVIGIVTAKSGDVFKVDVGGSEQASLSYLAFEGATKRNRPNVQVGDLVYSQFIIANKDMEPELVCIDSSGRANGMGVFGTGGLLFKVSLGLVRKLLVPQSEIVKDLEKIFPFEMVVGMNGRIWVKARSTQQTLIVANILESCENMTAQQRRTLFKKVAQNAS from the exons aTGCTGGACAGCTTTAAAGAAAGAGTTGGCGAGGTTTTACTACCTGGCGATGTTTTTTCGTTTGAATCACCAGGTTCCGAAAGTAATATACAAGATAAAGTTATTTGTGGACCCGGGCTGCGCCGTAATGGAGATGAAATCCTTGTTTGCAAAAGTGGCATTTTGCGTCACAAGGAGCCGAATCTGTACTGGATAGATTCCCAGCAAAAACGG tacgTCCCGGCGAAGGGGGAGTGTGTCATTGGTATTGTGACAGCAAAGTCCGGCGACGTTTTCAAGGTCGACGTTGGCGGAAGTGAACAAGCTTCTCTGTCCTACCTGGCTTTTGAAGGGGCAACGAAACGAAACAGGCCGAATGTTCAG GTTGGAGACCTGGTGTATTCGCAGTTTATAATTGCGAATAAAGACATGGAGCCGGAGCTGGTGTGTATTGACAGCTCTGGACGTGCCAATGGAATGGGAGTGTTTGGGACTGGGGGACTTCTCTTCAAGGTGTCTCTGGGACTTGTGCGGAA GCTCCTGGTACCGCAGAGTGAAATAGTAAAGGACCTGGAGAAGATTTTCCCCTTCGAAATGGTCGTTGGAATGAACGGGCGGATTTGGGTGAAAGCCCGGAGCACTCAGCAGACTTTAATTGTTGCCAATATCCTGGAGAGCTGCGAAAACATGACAGCACAGCAGAGGAGGACACTCTTTAAGAAGGTGGCACAAAATGCCTCGTAA